One window from the genome of Alnus glutinosa chromosome 13, dhAlnGlut1.1, whole genome shotgun sequence encodes:
- the LOC133854489 gene encoding probable trehalase produces the protein MATTSVLPVDLNAYILKMELDIAHLAKVAGDYSTAESFLNASRARRKAIKFVFWNAKMGQWLDYWFNDSTCEEPQTWEVCNQNQNVFASNFVPLWVESFYSDEDPSLVEKVLRGFQSSGLLGAFGIATSLKNSGQQWDFPNGWAPLQHMIVEGLARSGSKEARSLAEDIAVRWIRTNYAAYKKTGTMHEKHDVTKCGEFGGGGEYVPQTGFGWSNGVVLAFLEEFGWPQDRTIHC, from the exons ATGGCTACGACATCTGTTTTACCTGTTGATTTAAATGCATATATACTCAAG ATGGAACTAGACATTGCCCACTTGGCAAAAGTTGCTGGAGATTATAGTACTGCAGAGAGCTTCTTGAACGCTTCTCGAGCCAGACGGAAGgcaataaaatttgttttctgGAATGCAAAGATGGGACAATGGCTTGATTACTGGTTCAATGATAGTACATGTGAG GAACCTCAAACTTGGGAAGTTTGCAACCAGAATCAGAATGTATTTGCTTCAAACTTTGTTCCTTTGTGGGTTGAGTCATTCTACTCAG ATGAAGATCCTTCTCTGGTGGAGAAAGTCTTGAGAGGCTTCCAAAGTTCTGGCCTGCTTGGTGCTTTTGGGATTGCAACTTCTTTGAAAAACTCAGGACAACAATG GGACTTTCCAAATGGTTGGGCCCCACTTCAACACATGATAGTTGAAGGTCTAGCTAGATCTGGATCAAAAGAAGCAAGGTCATTGGCCGAAGACATTGCTGTGAGGTGGATCAGAACCAACTATGCTGCCTATAAGAAAACAGGCACAATGCATGAAAAACATGATGTGACCAAGTGTGGAGAATTTGGAGGTGGTGGAGAATACGTACCCCAG ACTGGTTTTGGCTGGTCAAATGGAGTTGTTTTGGCTTTTCTGGAGGAGTTTGGATGGCCTCAAGACCGAACAATACATTGCTAG